The genomic window GACAACCAGTACTTTGGTTTTCTCCTGATCCCAGAATGGTTTTACTTCCGGAATACCTGAAAATTAGTAAAAGTATGAGAAGCTTATTTAAAAATAATGCTTTTGAAGTAACCTATAATACTTGTTTTAGCGAAGTAATACGTGCCTGCGCTACAGTTTACAGAAAAGATCAGGTGGGTACCTGGATTACGGATGATATGATAGTTGCTTATGAAAAATTATATAACGCCGGACACGTACTATCGGTTGAGGTGTGGAAAGACCAAGAATTAGTAGGTGGCCTTTACGGAGTGTATTTAAAAGAAAAAAGGGTTTACTGCGGCGAAAGCATGTTTAGCTATCAAAGTAACGCCTCAAAATACGGTTTTATCTCTTTAGTCCGAAAGTTAGAAACTGAAAACATCAAATTGATCGATTGCCAGATGTATACGGATCATTTAGCCAGTTTAGGTGCTTTTGAAATTCCCAGATCTGAATTTTTAAAGTTTTTGGAATGAGCTTTATGGATTTTAATCAATGAGGCTTTAAAATTAGCATTAATTCTATAAAATACTTAAAATCACTTCTACCCTTTTACTTCTTCATACCGAAAACAAGAAACTTCGTGATCGTTTACCATACCTATTGCCTGCATAAAAGCATATATAACCGTTGATCCGGTAAATTTAAAACCTCTTTTCTTTAAATCTTTACTAATCTGATCAGAGAGCGGTGTTGTTGCCGGAGCATCTTTATAATGTTTCCAGCTATTCTGAACCGGAGTATGATCAACAAAGTTCCAGAGGTAGGTATTAAAAGAACCAAATTCCTTTTGAATTTCCATAAACCGGGAAGCGTTGTTAATAGTTGCATGTACTTTGAGTTTATTACGAATGATCCCCGGATTGTTTAGTAATTGCGTAATTTTATCTTCGGTATAATTAGCAATTTTTTGATAATCAAAAAAATCAAAAGCTTCCCTAAAATTTTCTCTTTTTTTAAGAACGGTAATCCAACTAAGACCCGCCTGAAAAGTTTCTAAAATTAACATTTCAAAAAGTTCTTGTTCGTCGTGTACCGGAACACCCCATTGTAAATCATGGTAAGTTTCGTATAATTGATCTCCGAGACACCACCCACATCTGTTTTTTTTCATAACGTTCCTTTGTATTAAACTAAAACTGTACTTTGTAAGCTGAAGTTCAATATTTCGTCCAAATATAACAAATACTAAATTTTACCAGCATGCAGACTTCAACCCTTTCTTCACTTATAGAAGAAACCATAAATAAAGCTTACACCTACCAGGAATATCGTACACTTACTCATCAACTTGCGGAAGAAGGAAAAACAACCGGACCAGATCAATCAGAAAATCTGGTGCAATTTTCTCAATTAAATGATAAGCGGATGAAACGCCTGGATAAAACCATTAAAATTGATTCGGAAGCAGCAGAAAAACTGAATGCTGTTCAAAAAAAAATCATTTGGTTGGTAATTACCGAAGCTTGGTGTGGTGATGCGTCTCAAAGTATGCCCGTTTTAAAAAAATTGGCTGACACTAATCCGAATTTTGAAATGAAAGTGATCTTAAGAGATGAAAACGAGGAGTTGATGAATAACTTTTTGACCAATGGTGGTAAGTCCATTCCTAAAGTAATTTTTTATGAAGTAGATACAAAGACCGTACTTCATGATTGGGGACCAAGGCCTACGGAAGCTACCAATATGGTAAAGGCCTATAAAGAGGAACATGGTAAACTAACACCGGAATTTAAACAAGATTTACAGCAGTGGTACAATAAAAATAAAGGCAAAGCGATTACCGAAGATATTGTAAAGCTACTTACCTAATTATCCTCCGTAGTTAAAGTAATAGGTGATTGAACCGTTTTGTAATTTTAGAGCGGATTCAGAAAACATTGCTTTTTGAGCATATTTTAATGCGTTTTCAAACAGGCACTCATTTCGGGTAGAAGATTTTTTCTTATCTATTTTGGTTTCGGATACATATCCATTTTGATTTACTGTAATAAGAACGACCACTTTACCACTGGCGCTACAGGTATAAATAGGATTAGGAATTCTCTTTTGCCGTCGATTTTTTAAATTAAAGGTCACTGAGCTGTTTCTATTATTAGCTACCTTGGCATTTAAATCTTCAGAAGGGTTTACCGCTTCGGTTTCTTCGGTATTTAAATCTTCTTCGATACTTTCTTCACCTTCCAGCGCCTCTTCAGTTTCTGTAGATTCCTCAGTACTTTCAGGAGCATCTGTCAGGGACTTAATACGCTTTTCAATATCATCATGATTTTCAAAATCCTGATTATAGGCATTATGTGTTCTTTTATTTGCAGTTATTTCCTGTTCCTGAATTTTTTCCTCTTCAATTTCCGGTTTTTCTTGTGTCAGCTCTTCTAGTAATTCTTCGGGGATTTCCATAAGGATTTCAGCTTGCTCCTGTTGCTTTTTAAACATGTTGATGTTATATAAACT from Aquimarina sp. ERC-38 includes these protein-coding regions:
- a CDS encoding DNA-3-methyladenine glycosylase I encodes the protein MKKNRCGWCLGDQLYETYHDLQWGVPVHDEQELFEMLILETFQAGLSWITVLKKRENFREAFDFFDYQKIANYTEDKITQLLNNPGIIRNKLKVHATINNASRFMEIQKEFGSFNTYLWNFVDHTPVQNSWKHYKDAPATTPLSDQISKDLKKRGFKFTGSTVIYAFMQAIGMVNDHEVSCFRYEEVKG
- a CDS encoding thioredoxin family protein, with product MQTSTLSSLIEETINKAYTYQEYRTLTHQLAEEGKTTGPDQSENLVQFSQLNDKRMKRLDKTIKIDSEAAEKLNAVQKKIIWLVITEAWCGDASQSMPVLKKLADTNPNFEMKVILRDENEELMNNFLTNGGKSIPKVIFYEVDTKTVLHDWGPRPTEATNMVKAYKEEHGKLTPEFKQDLQQWYNKNKGKAITEDIVKLLT
- the aat gene encoding leucyl/phenylalanyl-tRNA--protein transferase; translation: MFFLNNTDTLPDPSFANDDGLVAVGGTLTSQRLLEAYHKGIFPWYSEGQPVLWFSPDPRMVLLPEYLKISKSMRSLFKNNAFEVTYNTCFSEVIRACATVYRKDQVGTWITDDMIVAYEKLYNAGHVLSVEVWKDQELVGGLYGVYLKEKRVYCGESMFSYQSNASKYGFISLVRKLETENIKLIDCQMYTDHLASLGAFEIPRSEFLKFLE